ATCGGCGCCGCCGACTTCGCCCAGCGCAACGCCGCCATCCTGGAAGGCGAAAAGGCCGCACTGGCGGCGATGCCGCAGATCAAGGCCAAGCTGGCGCAGCTGCAGCAACAGCGCACCGCGGCCGCCACCGCTGCCGCAAGGGCCGCACAGCCGGTCGCCCCGCCGTGCGAACCGCGCTCGCGCCTGGGCCGCCTGATCGGTCGCGACGATCCGTGCAAGAAGCAGGACTGAGCCAGCACGGCAACGGCAGGCACCCGGCGCAATTCGGGCGCGATGACAGGAGCGGCTAGGCGTCCACGCCCACCGCTCCTACGCACGCCTCAGTAACGCCAGCGCAAGGTGAAGCTGACGAAACGCGGTTCACCGTAGTTCTGGTAGTCCAGATTCGCCCAATACTTCTTGTCCAACGCATTGCGTACGGCCAGCGTCGCGGTCCATTGCGTGCTGAGCTGGTAGTTCGCGTTGAAGTGCACCAGCGTGTAGGCGTCCTGCACCACGGTGACCGGCACCTCGGCGCCGCTGCCGTCGCCCACCGGACGCAGGATGTTGTAGCCGCGCACCGCGCTCTGCCAGCTGAGCCCGCCGCCGATGCTCAGGCGTTGCCAGGCGCCCGGCAGGCGCCACTGGGTGGACAGCTGCAGATAGTCTTCCGGCAGGTTGGCGTAGATCGCGTCGGTCGGCGCGCGGGTGACCTTGGCGTGGGTGTAGCCGGCGTTGAGCGTCCAGCCCGGGCGCAGCTCGCCGCTGACGTCCACTTCCCAGCCGCGGCTCTTGGTGCCGTCGATGCCGAGGTAGGCCGAGCTGCCGTCGGGCAGCGACGCTTCGGGCTGGCTCATGTCGCGCACCGCGTAGTTGTCCTGCCGCGCCTCGAACACCGCCGCGCCGAGCAACGCGCGGCCGCCGCCCAGCTGCGCCTTGATCCCCGCTTCCAGGTTGGAGCCTTCTACCGGCGCCAGCAGGTTGTTGTCCTTGTCCTTGTAGTTCTGCGGGTTGAAGATCTCGGTGTAGCTGGCGTAGGCGGAGATCTCCGGGGTGATGGCGTAGACCAGGCCGACGTAGGGCGTGACTTCGTCGCTGACCTCGTAGCGGCCGCTGGTCCCGGTGTAGGCGCCGCTGGTGTCGTAGGCGCGCGTGCGCGTTTCCCACGAGCTCAGGCGCGCGCCGGCAATCAGCGACAGCGGTTCGGCCAGGCGCAGGCGCGTGGACGCGTACACGCCGCGCTGGGTGGTGCGCGCCACGCGCGAGGCGCCGGTGCGCGCATAGGTGACCTCGGAAATGTCGCCGTCCCAGTCGTGGACGTTGGGGATGTAGTAGCAGCGCTCGCGGCCGCAGCTGGCCCAGTCGCCGGGATAGCGCAGCGCCAGGGTGGAGGCGGTCGATTGCAGGTCCTGCCAGCTGCCGCCGACGACCAGGTCGTGGTCGCGGCCGAACAGCGGGAACGTGCCGGACAGGTACACGTCCACGCCATCGCGCGTATCGGCGGTCTCGCCAGCGGCGGCGCGCAGATAGATGCCGCTGCCGTCGCGCGTGTCCGGATAGCCGCTGCCGTACACGCGCAGGTTGCGCACCTCGCCCTCGGTGCGGGCGACGTTGACCTTCAGCAGCCAGTCCTCGCCGAAGCGCTGCTCCAGGTTGGCGAAGGCGGTGTGCGTGTCGCGCTGCCAGCGCGACCACTTCGGTGCCAGGTTGGTCGAACTGGGCAGGTCGGCGAAGGAACCGTCGGCGGCGAAGTACGGCACCGTGCCCCAGGTCGAGCCGACCGGATCGTTGTCCTGGCGCTGATAGCCGACGGTGACCGTGGTGGAGTCGGTCAGGTCGCCTTCCAGCACCGCCATGCCCGACATCTTCTGCTCGTGATAGTGGTCGTAGTAGTAGTCGCGGTCCTGCCAGGCGGCGACGACGCGGCTGCGGAAGCGGCCGTCGTCGGTGAGCGGCGCGGTCACGTCGGCCTGCGTGCGGCGGAAATCCCAGCTGCCGGTGGTGGCCGCGAACGAGGCGTCGAAACTCTTGCCCGGACGCTTGCGCAGCATGTTGACCGTGGCCGAGGGAATGCCCGCGCCGCTGAGCAGGCCATTGGCGCCACGGATCACTTCGACGCGGTCGTAGAAGACCATGTCGTATTCCTGGTTGGTCGAACCGCTGTAGGTCGGCAGGCCGTCGACCTGGAAGTCGGTGATCTGGAAACCGCGCGCGAAATACAGCGGGCGCTGCGTGTCGTAGAAGGACACGTTGACGCCGGTGACGTTGCGCAGCACGTCGTTGACGCTGAACAGCGATTCCTCCTCCAGCCGCTGCAGCCCGAGCACGCTGACCGACTGCGGCGTCTCCTGCAGGGTCAGCGGCAGGCGCGTGGTCGTCGACGGCTGCGCGCGCGCACGGCTGCCGCTGACCTCGACCTTGTCCAGCGTGGTGGGCTGAGCGGCGCCGGCATCGGCCGCCGCGTCGGCCGCGTGCAAGGGCGCGGTGGTGGTGGACAGGACGGACAGCAGGGCGAGATGCAGCAGGTGGCGCGTGGGGGAGCGGGTCATGGAATCGGCGTCGTCGTTGAGCGGCGGCGACCGATGCAGGCGCGCCGCCGAGGGGGAGAGGAAACGGACGGGCGCAGACGGGCTCCACGGCACGGATATCCGGCATGGCTGGCCCAGAGTCGGGCTGGCGGGATCGAGCGGGAGACGCTGGGCCGGCTGCGGCCGTCGCGAGACGCAAATGTAAATCGTTAGCAACAACTTAACAAGCGCTGGCGCCGTTCGGCACGCGTGCTGTCGTCCCGATCGCCGCTCAGCCGCGCGGCAGTGGCAGGCCCGCGAAGTCCTTGACCGTGCGCAGCACGAAGCTGGAATTGACGTCGGCCACGCCGGCGGCATTGAGCAGCTTGTCCAGCAGGAAGGCGGAGAAATGCGCCAGATCGCGCACGTAGACGTGCAGCAGGTAGTCCATGTCGCCGGTCAGCGCGTGGCAGGCGACCACCTCGTCCCAGCCCTGCACGCTGTCGGCGAAGTGGGCGATGCCGCTTTGCCCATGCTTTTCCAGCTGCACCCGGACGAAGGCCTGCAGACCCAGGCCGATCGCGCCCGGCACCAGGCGTGCCGCGTAGCCGGCCACGATCCCGTCGGCCTCCAGCCGCTGCACCCGGCGCAGGCAGGCCGACGGCGACAGGTTCACCTGGGCCGCCAGCTCGGCATTGCTGGCCCGGCCCTGCCGTTGCAACAGGGCCAGCAGGCGCAGGTCGGTGCGGTCGAACGCGGCCGAATCGGTCATTTATTGCTCTGCAACATGGCTTTGGTGCAACAATCTTGCGCGCAGCGGCCGCAAGCGCGCAACTTCGCAAGCCCATTGCGTGGCTTGGCGCCTACCATCACAGGCACTCTTCCGGAGCTACCGCCCATGGAAACCGCACCGCGCCGCGTCGAACACCAGCAGACCGACAAGGGCTACGTGCCGGTCTACACCACGGCCGTGGTCGCGCAGCCATGGGACAGCTACAGCGCCGACGACCACGCCACCTGGGGCACGCTGTACCAGCGCCAGCGCGAACTGCTGGTCGGCCGCGCCTGCGACGAGTTCCTGCAGGCGCAGGACGCGATGGGTATGAACCCGCAGGCGATCCCGCGCTTCGAGCAGCTCAACGAGGTGCTGGGCGCGGCCACCGGCTGGACCCTGGTCGGAGTCGAAGGCCTGCTGCCGGAACTGGATTTCTTCGATCACCTGGCCAATCGCCGCTTCCCGGTGACCTGGTGGATCCGCCGTCCCGAGCAGATCGACTACATCGCCGAGCCGGACCTGTTCCACGACCTGTTCGGCCACGTGCCGCTGTTGATGAACCCGCTGTTCGCCGACTACATGCAGGCCTACGGCCGCGGCGGAGTGAAGGCGCACGGCATCGGCCCGGACGCGTTGCAGAACCTCACCCGCCTGTACTGGTACACGGTGGAATTCGGACTGATCGCCAGCGCCGACGGCCTGCGCATCTTCGGCGCCGGCATCGTCTCGTCCAAGGGCGAATCGCTGTACGCGCTGGAATCGGCCGCGCCCAACCGCATCGGCTTCGACCTGGCGCGGATCATGCGCACCCGCTACCGCATCGACACCTTCCAGAAGACCTACTTCGTCATCGACAGCTTCGAGCAGCTGATGCAGGCGACTGCGCCGGACTTCACTCCGATCTATGTGGCGCTGGAAACCCAGGAGCACCTGCCGGCCGGCGAGGTTCAGGAAGGCGACCGCGTGTACCAGAAGGGCACCGGCGAAGGCTGGGCGGAAGGCGGCGACGTTTAACCGTAGAGCCGGGCTCTGCCCGGCTGCTTTCAACGCGGCCGCGTAGCCACGCGCGCTGGTGGCTGGTTGAGTCGCTTGAGGACGGCGTGGGCGTGGTACGTCCTGCCCCACTTCTTCTCGTTGCCCTTCGACAGGATTCCGGCCTCCTCGAGCGCATAGATGCCGGTAAGCGCTGACCGGTCAGACACATCCAGCAGCGAAGCAACCTGTGACGCCGTGACCACCGGATGGCCGACCAGCAGCGCGGGAAGTCGACGCGCGACAGAATCGCCGCGATAGCGGCTTACCTTCACCGACCACTCTGCTACAAGCTGCTGCATGTCCTCGGCGATGGCGATCGCATCGTTCGCCGACTCCACCACGGCCTTGGAGACCATATCCATCCACGGTACCCAGTTGCCTTTGATCTGCACCTGGTTGAGCGCTTCGTAGTAGGTGTCCTTGCTTCGGAGCAATGCGCCGGACAGGTACAGCGGTGGATATCCTTCTGCCGCCAGTATCAGCGGCATCAGCAGCCGACCGGTGCGTCCATTGCCATCCTTGTATGGATGGATGGTTTCGAACTGGGCGTGCGCGATGGCGAGCTGGGCAAGGATGTTCAGTTCGAACTGTTCGTCTTCCGCCGCCTGGTACTGCAGCATCTGCCGTTCCAGTTCCTGCATCGCCTCGCCGATCCGGTCCGGCGGCGAAGGAACGAAGCGTGCGTCTTCAAGGCGTCCTCCCAACGGGCCGATGACGGCCTGTTCCTGACGATAGCTGCCCTTTGGGAAATGCTCGGGCGTGTCCTGCATCAGCACTGCGTGCAGGTGATTGACCAGCGCAAGGTCGATGGCGGACCTACCCCGCTCCTTGACCGCTTCAAGGCCGTCCTGCAGCGCCTGTACGTAACGCTCGGTGACCACCACGTCGGCGGGCAGGCCGTCGAGGCCAAGGGTAGCTTCATACACCAGCAACTGGTCCAGATCGGTCTGGGTCCCTTCTATCTGGGAGCTCTGCACGGCTTCGCGTCGCGCCAAGGTACGGGTGACCAGATCCGGGGCAGGCCAGTGGCGCATTGCCTGTTCCAGCCGGGCCAGCGCCGCGTTGGCGCCAGCGAACAGTTCGCGGTTGCCCGACTGCCCAGCGGGCAGCCTGCGCGGCGTTGGCGGGGCTGTCATGGCCACCAGGTTCGTGCGACCTTCGACCGGCACCAGGTACTGGCGCAGTGGGACCGCTATGTCTTCCCGTCGCATGGAACCCTCCGCCCTAAACTTCAAAAGCACTCTACGCTTTTGAAGTTTGGTGCGCCATCCTTCAAAAGCATCAATGGCTTTTGAAGGTTGGCGCTGGTAGAGCCGGGCCCTGCCCGGCTGGGCTTCACCGCGGATACGCCAGCAGCACCACCAGATCCTGCTCCCCCCGCTGCTGCAGCGCATGCAGGCTGCCCACCCGGGTCAGCAGCGCATCGCCTGCCGCCACGTCGTACTGCTTGCCATCCAGCACGTAGCTGCCCTGCCCGCTGACGATGTAATAGATCTCGTCCTTGTGCTGCGGGTGCAGGCCGATGCCCGCGCCCTTGTGCAGCACGCGCTTGCGCAGCACGAAGGGCAGGTCCTTGTCGTCGGCGAAGAAGGGATACGCGGTGGTCGGCCCGGCGCCGCCGTGCGGGCCGGGCTGACTGATGCCGATATCGCGCTCGTGGACAACGCGCGAGGGCTTGGCCGGCTCGCTGCCCTGCCCTGCGGGCTGACTCACGTCGCAGTCGATGTCACGCTTCAAGGCCGGTTTCAGCTCGGGCGTCGACGCCACCCAGTCGCGCAGCACCAGGCAGGCCACGGCGGTGGCGCCGGCGGTGCTGAAGTGGGTGCCGTCGGCCTTGTTCTGCTCGGGCACGAACATGAAGTACGGCTTGGCGCCCTGCTCGCCCAGCGCGCGGATCCAGCGGGTGGAACTGGCGTTGAGGTCGATCAGCGCGACCTGCTCGCGCGTGGCCAGCTGTTTCACCGCCTGGGTGTACAGCCCGTGGGTGTCGAGCAGCGAACCGAAGTCGTACAGCAGCCGCGCGACCGGGGTGATCAACACCGGCGTGGCGCGCTTGTCGCGGGCCAGTTGCACGTAGCGCATCAGATACTGCGGGTAAGCGGTGTCCGGGTCGTCGTAACGCGTAGGGTCTTCGACCTTGGCATCGTTGTGGCCGAACTGGATCAGCAGCACGTCGCCGCGGCGCAGGTCCTTGGCGATGGCGTCGAGGCGGCCTTCGGCGATGAAGCTGCGCGCGCTGCGCCCGCCCTTGGCGTGGTTGCGCACCTGCCAGGCGGTCGGATCCAGATAGCTCTGCAAGGCCTGGCCCCAGCCGGCCTGCGGCGCGCGTTCGGGGCCGTATTCGGCCGCGGTGGAATCGCCGGCGATGAACACGCGCTGCGGCTCGGCGCAGGCGATCCCGGCGCAGAGCGACAGCAATGCAGAAAAGAGCAGACGCATGGTGGACTCCGCTGCGCTGTGTATGCGCTTGGCATCCTGCGCCTGTCGGCGGGAAGCACGCCAAGCCGATGGGAAGCGTGGTGCCGCTTGGTCGATCGTGTTCGGCCCTCACCCCAACCCCTCTCCGCGGGAGAGGGGTTCGAGCGTGGCGCTGTGCGGTCAGGCCGCGGCGGCTTCCGGCTTGCCCAGCACGCCGGCGACGAAGGCGCGGATCTCGGCATCCTGCGCGTTGTCGAAGAAGCACTGCTGGAAGCGCTCGCCGCCGACCGCCTGCTTGACCAGTTCCGGATCGATCGCGCGCAGGCCGTCCAGGTAGGACTTGGCGGTGGCCTGCTTGACCTGGGCGAGGATGCCGGCATTGGCCTGCTGCGACTCGCGGCGCTCGGCCGGGTAGCCCATGCCGCGCTCGCCGCTGAAGGCCTTCTCGAAGATGTAGCGCACGTTGATTTCCGCGCCCCAGCCGTAGCCCTTGGCGAAGGCCAGCGCCAGCGCGTTGCCGTTGTTGACCTGGGCGAACAGGTAGGCGTCGGTCGGCTCGATGCAGTAGCCGCAGAACACGCCCGGGTAGGCGTTGAGCGACATCATCGCGCCCTGGCCGGTGCCGCAGCCGGCGACGACGAAGTCGACCGCCTTGGAGTTGAGCAGCAGGCTGGCGACGATGCCCAGGTGGATGTAGGTCAGGCGATGATCGTCGTCGCCGTCCATGCCGACGTTGAACACGCTGTGGCCCTGCGCGCTCGCCACGTCGGTGAGCTGCTGCAGGATCACCGGGTTCTTGCCGGCCTGGCTGAATTCATTCATCAGTGCGATTTTCATGGTGTCTCCGATTGCGGGGGAAGATGGTGCGTGTGATTGATGTGGCGCCGACCGCCGTCTGCATCTGGATGGTGTGCGTGCGGGCCAACCCTCATCCGCCCTGCGGGCACCTTCTCCCGGGGGGGAGAAGGGAGCAGCGCACGCTGCGTGCTTGGCTCAGCGCGCCAGCCAGCCGCCATCGACCGGGATGATGGTGCCGTTGACGTAGTCCGAGGCGCTGCTGGCCAGGAACACCGCGGTGCCGCCGAGGTCTTCCGGCACGCCCCAGCGACCGGCCGGGATGCGCTCCAGGATCGACTGGTTGCGCGCCGCGTCGGCGCGCAGCTGCGCGGTGTTGTCGGTGGCCATGTAGCCCGGCGCGATGGCGTTGATGTTCAGGCCCTTGGCGCCCCACTCGTTGGCCAGCAGGCGGGTGATGCCGGCGATGCCGGACTTGCTGGCGGTGTACGAGGGCACGCGGATGCCGCCCTGGAACGACAGCATCGAGGCGATGTTGATGATCTTGCCGCTGCCCTGGGCGATGAAGTGGCGGCCGGCCGCCTGCGACATGAAGAACGCGGACTTGATGTTGACGTTCATCACGTCGTCCCAGTCCTGCTCGCTGAAATCCACCGCGTCGGCGCGGCGGATCAGGCCGGCGTTGTTGACCAGGATGTCGAGGCCGCCGAGCCCGGCGAGGGTCTCGTCGAGCACGCGCTGCACCGGCTCGATGCTGATCAGGTTGGCCTCGATGGCGACGAAGCGGCGGCCCAGCGCCTTGACCTTTTCCTCGGTCTCGGTGGGCGCCTGGATGCCGGCGGCGGCGATGTCGGCGCCGGCCTGCGCCAGCGCCAGCGCGATGCCCTGGCCGAGGCCGGTGTTGGCGCCGGTGACCAGTGCGACCTTGCCTTCGAGACTGAACGGGTTCGTCATTGCGGATGCTTCCTATGAGTGATGCGGATGCGGTCGAAAACGCGGCGGCGGCGCGCATGGCGCGCACGACGGCCTACTTGAGCTGGCAGATGTCCAGCACGTGCATGTCGGTGTAGTCCAGGTTCTCGCCGCCCATCGCCCAGATGAAGGCGTAGTTGCTGGTGCCGGCGCCCATGTGGATCGACCACGGCGGCGATACCACGGCTTCGTCGTTCTGGATCACGATGTGGCGCTGCGCGTCCGGCTCGCCCATGAAGTGGTAGACGCGATCGTTGGCGCCGAGGTCGAAGTAGAAATAGACCTCGCTGCGGCGGTCGTGCAGGTGCGGCGGCATGGTGTTCCAGACGCTGCCGGGCTTGAGCACGGTCAGGCCCAGCAGCAGCTGCGAGGACTGGCAGGTGGCCGGCACGATGAACTGGTAGATGGTGCGCTCGTTGCTGGTCTCCAGCGCGCCGCGGTCCAGCGCCACCGCGTCCTTGATCGACAGTTGCTTGGTCTGGAAACGCGCATGCGCCGGGGTCGAGGCCAGGTAAAAGCGGGCCGGGTTGGCCGCATCGTCGGAGGCGAACACCACCTCCTCGCTGCCCATCGCCACGTACAGGCCGTCCTTTGGTCCCAGCGTGTAGGCGGTGCCGTCCACGGTGACCGTGCCGCTGCCGGCGCCGACGTTGATCACGCCCAGCTCGCGGCGCTCCAGGAACGGATGGCCGGCGGCGGAGGCCGGCTCGGTCTGCTTCGGCAGTTGCACGGCCTTGCTCACCGGCGCCGCACCGCCGAGCACGAAGCGCTCGTAGTGGGTGTACTTCAGGGTGACCGCGTCGTCGACGAACAGGCCATCGAGCAGGTACAGCTCGCGCAGTTGGTCGTTGCTGGCGCCCTTGATGGCGTCGGGATGGGTGGCGTAGTGGGTCTTGCAGTACAGGGACATGGGGATCTCCGGGGCAAGCAGGGGCCAGGCGACGGCCCGCAGAAGGGCATTCTAGCCGCTCTGGTAAACCGGTGTCATTGCGCAGTGCACGAAATGGGGTGCTCCCTTCTCCCACCGGGAGAAGGTGCCCCGCAGGGGCGGATGAGGGTACGGGCGCAGCCTCATGCACCCAAACTCCGCGAGACGCTTCGCGCCGGACCCTCACCCCAACCCCTCTCCCGACGGGAGAGGGGCTACGGCTGCTCCCTTCTCCCAGCGGGAGAAGGTGCCCCGCAGGGGCGGATGAGGGTACGGGCGCAGCCTCATGCACCCAAACTCCGCGAGACGCTTCGCGCCGGACCCTCACCCCACCCCTCTCCCGACGGGAGAGGGGCTACGGCTGCTCCCTTCTCCCAGCGGGAGAAGGTGCCCCGAAGGGGCGGATGAGGGTACGGGCGCAGTCTCGTGCACCCAAACTCAGCGGGACGCTTCGCGCCGTACCCTCACCCCAACCCCTCTCCCGACGGGAGAGGGGCTACGGCTGCTCCCTTCTCCCAGCGGGAGAAGGTGCCCCGCAGGGGCGGATGAGGGTACGGGCGCAGCCTCGTGCACCCAAACCCAGCGAGACGCTGCGCGCCGTACCCTCACCCCAACCCCTCTCCCGGAGGGAGAGGGGCTCAGCGGCTTCATCAATCTTCCGGCGGCTGGCAGGAGTCGCGCACGATCAGGTGCGGGCGCACGCTGGCCACGGCCAGCGCCGGGGTGCCTTCGGGCTGGATCAGCATCGCCGCGGCGGTGCGGCCGGTGTCGCGGGTGTGCCGACGCACCGAGGTCAGCGACGGCCATAGGCGCGAGGCCAGCGGGCTGTCGTCGTAGCCGATGATCGACAGCTGGCGCGGGATGTTGATGCTGGCGCGCAGCGCGACCTTGTACACGCCGGCGGCCATCTCGTCGTTGCCGGTGAAGATCGCGCTCGGGCGCTGCTTGCCGAGCAGCAGTTTCTCGGCCGCGGCCACGCCGGATTCGAAGGTGTAGCCGGCCTCGACGATGCGCTCCGGCGGCAGTTCGATGCCGCGCCGGGTCAGCGCGTCGATGAAGCCGGCGGTGCGCTCGTGCGCCGAGCGGTAGGCGCTGGGACCGGTGATCAGTGCGATCTCGCGGTGGCCCAGCGACAGCAGGTAGTCGGCGGCCTCGGCGGCGCCGTCGCGGTCGTGGGTGACCACCATCTGCGAGGTGGCGTCCAGCGGCAGCGAGGCGATGCGGGTGTAGCGCACGCCGATGCCGGCGAGCATGTCGGCCAGCGCCTGGTCCTCGGAGGCGCGCGGCACCAGGATCACGCCGTGCAATTTCTGCTGCTGCACGAAGCGGCGCACGCCCTCGATGTAGCCGGGGCTGCGGCTGTCGCACGGATGCACCACCAGTTCGAAGCTGGAACCGCGCAGCGCGTCCAGCGCGCCGTACTGCATGTCCACGATGTACTGCGCGGTGGGGTTGTCGTAGACCATGCCGATCAGGAACGAACGCCGGAACGCCAGTCCGCGCGCCAGCGGATCCGGCGCGTAGCCGACCTCGCGCATCAGCGCCTCGACCTTCTCGCGCGTGTCCTTGCGCACCAGCGGCGAGTTGTTGATGATCCGCGACACCGTCTTCTTCGACACCCCGGACAGGCGCGCGATGTCGTTGATCGTCGCCGCCTTGCCGTGGACGGAGGCGTGGACATCGGCGGAAGTGGGTTTGCTCGGCGCCATGGACGGAAAACCGGACGGAAGAGGACGGATTCTACCGGTAGTCATGTTCAGTCCAGCGCGCGGTAGCGGAATTGACGGAAATGCACCTTTCCATTTCCGGCCGCATACAGCGCCGGCTTCAGCGCCAGGAACTTGCCGGCGACGTTGTGGTGGTAGCCGGACACTTCCATCTGCACCGGGTACTTGGTCCACGTCTTGCCGTCGCGGCTGCTGTGGATGGTGACGATGTGGCGGTCGTTGCGCACCCGCAACCACAGCCGACCGCCCTTGGCGCTGGGCGCCAGCTGCGCCGGGCGCTCCTCGCCGTAGCGGTGCATGACGAAGGCCTCGCCGTTGCTGCCGACCCCGGCGTACAGGCGCTCGCTGTAGAACAGCAGCGCGCCGCCCTGCGCGCCGGGCTCGATCTCCATCTCCACTTCGAACTGGTAGGCGGTGTCGGGGGCGATCACGGTCAGCGGCGAACTGTCGCGCGGCGCACGACCCTTGCCCTGCACGCTCAGCGTGCCGTCGCCAAACGACAGCCGCTGGTACTCGTCGCGGCCCGGGTTGAAGAACGACCACTGCGGGCCGAGTCGACCGCCGCGGAACGCGTCCGACAGCGCCAAGCCGTGCGGCAGCGCCTGCCCGCTGGGCTTTTTCAGCGGCGTGCCGAGATCGCCGCCCTTGGCCACGAACCAGCCGTCGGCGGTCCACTCGATCGGGTCCAGCAGCGCCTGCCGGCCCAGCGTCCAGTAGCCGTTCTCGTAGCCGTGGTAGAGCATCCACCAGCGGTCGTCGGTGCCTTCGACCAGGGTCGCGTGGCCGCGCGACCACCACGGCTCGGCCGCGCTCTTGGTGCGGGTGATCGGGTTGTTCGGCGCGTTCTGCCAAGGCCCATGGATCGAACGCGAGCGCGCGGTGATCACCATGTGCCCGGTCGGCGGCCCGGCGGTGCCGCCGACCGCGGTGGTCATGTAGTACCAGCCGTTGTGGCGGGTGATCTTCGGCCCTTCCTGCGCATAGGCCTCCACGTCCCAGCTTTCCGGGTACTTCCAGCCGTCGTAGACGTGCTTGGGCGTACCGACCACCTTCAGGCCATCGTCGGACAGCTGCACGTAGTCGCCGCCGCTCAGGAACAGGTAGCGCTTGCCGTCTTCGCCGACCGCGTGGCCGGGGTCGATGTACTTGCCCAGGCCGATGTCGATCGGCGCGCTCCACGGGCCCTTGATGTCGTCGGCCCAGACCACGAAGTTGCTGCGCTGGCCCTGCTCGCCACGCCGCGCCGGGAAGTAGATGTAGTAGCGCCCGCCGTGCTTGATCAGGTCCGGCGCCCAGATCGCGCCGACGTTCTCGGTGATGGCGTGGCCCAGCGGCTGCCAGTTGACCAGATCGCGCGAGTGCCAGATCGGCAGGCCGGGGTAGGCGTCGAACGAGGACAGGGTGAGGTAGTAGTCGTCGCCGTCCTTGAGCACCGACGGATCGGGATGGTCGCCGGCCAGCACCGGGTTGAGGAAGGTGCCGTCGCCCTGGTCGGCGATGCGCTGGTGCTCGATGCCGCGTTTCCAGTCGGCCGCCGCGGCCAGCGTGCTAGCGGCGAGCAGGCCGGCCAGCAGCAGCCAGCGCAGGGAGGACGAGGTGGTAGGCGAAGTCATGGATTCCACTCCTGGGTTCGCGCCGCCGGCGCGTATGGGGACGCGGCCGGCGATGACGGCCGCGCCACGA
This sequence is a window from Xanthomonas sp. CFBP 8443. Protein-coding genes within it:
- a CDS encoding TonB-dependent siderophore receptor; this translates as MTRSPTRHLLHLALLSVLSTTTAPLHAADAAADAGAAQPTTLDKVEVSGSRARAQPSTTTRLPLTLQETPQSVSVLGLQRLEEESLFSVNDVLRNVTGVNVSFYDTQRPLYFARGFQITDFQVDGLPTYSGSTNQEYDMVFYDRVEVIRGANGLLSGAGIPSATVNMLRKRPGKSFDASFAATTGSWDFRRTQADVTAPLTDDGRFRSRVVAAWQDRDYYYDHYHEQKMSGMAVLEGDLTDSTTVTVGYQRQDNDPVGSTWGTVPYFAADGSFADLPSSTNLAPKWSRWQRDTHTAFANLEQRFGEDWLLKVNVARTEGEVRNLRVYGSGYPDTRDGSGIYLRAAAGETADTRDGVDVYLSGTFPLFGRDHDLVVGGSWQDLQSTASTLALRYPGDWASCGRERCYYIPNVHDWDGDISEVTYARTGASRVARTTQRGVYASTRLRLAEPLSLIAGARLSSWETRTRAYDTSGAYTGTSGRYEVSDEVTPYVGLVYAITPEISAYASYTEIFNPQNYKDKDNNLLAPVEGSNLEAGIKAQLGGGRALLGAAVFEARQDNYAVRDMSQPEASLPDGSSAYLGIDGTKSRGWEVDVSGELRPGWTLNAGYTHAKVTRAPTDAIYANLPEDYLQLSTQWRLPGAWQRLSIGGGLSWQSAVRGYNILRPVGDGSGAEVPVTVVQDAYTLVHFNANYQLSTQWTATLAVRNALDKKYWANLDYQNYGEPRFVSFTLRWRY
- a CDS encoding Lrp/AsnC family transcriptional regulator, translating into MTDSAAFDRTDLRLLALLQRQGRASNAELAAQVNLSPSACLRRVQRLEADGIVAGYAARLVPGAIGLGLQAFVRVQLEKHGQSGIAHFADSVQGWDEVVACHALTGDMDYLLHVYVRDLAHFSAFLLDKLLNAAGVADVNSSFVLRTVKDFAGLPLPRG
- the phhA gene encoding phenylalanine 4-monooxygenase, giving the protein METAPRRVEHQQTDKGYVPVYTTAVVAQPWDSYSADDHATWGTLYQRQRELLVGRACDEFLQAQDAMGMNPQAIPRFEQLNEVLGAATGWTLVGVEGLLPELDFFDHLANRRFPVTWWIRRPEQIDYIAEPDLFHDLFGHVPLLMNPLFADYMQAYGRGGVKAHGIGPDALQNLTRLYWYTVEFGLIASADGLRIFGAGIVSSKGESLYALESAAPNRIGFDLARIMRTRYRIDTFQKTYFVIDSFEQLMQATAPDFTPIYVALETQEHLPAGEVQEGDRVYQKGTGEGWAEGGDV
- a CDS encoding Fic/DOC family N-terminal domain-containing protein: MRREDIAVPLRQYLVPVEGRTNLVAMTAPPTPRRLPAGQSGNRELFAGANAALARLEQAMRHWPAPDLVTRTLARREAVQSSQIEGTQTDLDQLLVYEATLGLDGLPADVVVTERYVQALQDGLEAVKERGRSAIDLALVNHLHAVLMQDTPEHFPKGSYRQEQAVIGPLGGRLEDARFVPSPPDRIGEAMQELERQMLQYQAAEDEQFELNILAQLAIAHAQFETIHPYKDGNGRTGRLLMPLILAAEGYPPLYLSGALLRSKDTYYEALNQVQIKGNWVPWMDMVSKAVVESANDAIAIAEDMQQLVAEWSVKVSRYRGDSVARRLPALLVGHPVVTASQVASLLDVSDRSALTGIYALEEAGILSKGNEKKWGRTYHAHAVLKRLNQPPARVATRPR
- a CDS encoding GDSL-type esterase/lipase family protein, which gives rise to MHSAAESTMRLLFSALLSLCAGIACAEPQRVFIAGDSTAAEYGPERAPQAGWGQALQSYLDPTAWQVRNHAKGGRSARSFIAEGRLDAIAKDLRRGDVLLIQFGHNDAKVEDPTRYDDPDTAYPQYLMRYVQLARDKRATPVLITPVARLLYDFGSLLDTHGLYTQAVKQLATREQVALIDLNASSTRWIRALGEQGAKPYFMFVPEQNKADGTHFSTAGATAVACLVLRDWVASTPELKPALKRDIDCDVSQPAGQGSEPAKPSRVVHERDIGISQPGPHGGAGPTTAYPFFADDKDLPFVLRKRVLHKGAGIGLHPQHKDEIYYIVSGQGSYVLDGKQYDVAAGDALLTRVGSLHALQQRGEQDLVVLLAYPR
- a CDS encoding RpiB/LacA/LacB family sugar-phosphate isomerase, with the translated sequence MKIALMNEFSQAGKNPVILQQLTDVASAQGHSVFNVGMDGDDDHRLTYIHLGIVASLLLNSKAVDFVVAGCGTGQGAMMSLNAYPGVFCGYCIEPTDAYLFAQVNNGNALALAFAKGYGWGAEINVRYIFEKAFSGERGMGYPAERRESQQANAGILAQVKQATAKSYLDGLRAIDPELVKQAVGGERFQQCFFDNAQDAEIRAFVAGVLGKPEAAAA
- the kduD gene encoding 2-dehydro-3-deoxy-D-gluconate 5-dehydrogenase KduD, which gives rise to MTNPFSLEGKVALVTGANTGLGQGIALALAQAGADIAAAGIQAPTETEEKVKALGRRFVAIEANLISIEPVQRVLDETLAGLGGLDILVNNAGLIRRADAVDFSEQDWDDVMNVNIKSAFFMSQAAGRHFIAQGSGKIINIASMLSFQGGIRVPSYTASKSGIAGITRLLANEWGAKGLNINAIAPGYMATDNTAQLRADAARNQSILERIPAGRWGVPEDLGGTAVFLASSASDYVNGTIIPVDGGWLAR